Proteins encoded together in one Campylobacter concisus window:
- the rplU gene encoding 50S ribosomal protein L21 — MSKYAIFKHGGKQYRVSEGEFLKLDHFSAEAKSTVEITEVLAVNDGEVKVGAPFVKGAKVVLEVVNEGKDKKVVIYKKRRRKDSKLKRGFRRQFTRVKVVSIAA, encoded by the coding sequence ATGTCAAAATACGCTATATTTAAGCACGGCGGTAAGCAATATCGTGTTAGCGAGGGCGAGTTCCTTAAGCTAGATCACTTTAGCGCTGAAGCTAAATCAACCGTTGAGATTACAGAAGTTTTAGCTGTAAATGACGGCGAAGTAAAGGTAGGTGCGCCATTTGTTAAGGGTGCAAAAGTTGTTCTTGAGGTCGTTAATGAAGGCAAAGACAAAAAAGTAGTTATCTACAAAAAACGCAGACGTAAAGACTCAAAACTAAAACGCGGCTTTAGAAGACAATTTACACGTGTAAAAGTCGTAAGTATCGCAGCTTAA